TGCAGCACCGTCTCTGGCGACTCCTCCGAGTGCGAGATGCCCCGCCCGGCCGTCATCAGGTTGAGCTGGCCGGGGCGGATCTCCTGCAGCGTGCCCAGGCTGTCGCGGTGCAGCACCTCGCCCGCGACCAGCCAGCTCACCGTCTGCAGCCCGGTGTGCGGATGCGGCGGCACCCGCATGGTGGCCCGCTGCGGGCCGTAGGCGTCGACGAAGCACCAGGCGCCGATCATGCGCCGGTGCACGCCCGGCAACGTCCTGCTCACGGCCATCGCACGCGGGCCGCCCAGCGGCACGTCGCGCCCTTCCAGCACCTCGCGGCCGGCGCTGTTGTCGGCACCTTCGTCAGCGCCGCACCGGATCTCCAGGGGGTCAAGCTCCAGGTTGCTCACGGCAGAACTGTACGCGCCGAATACGTCAGTGCAGCATCTCCCACCAGCCCTCGACCGCCGGCGCGGCCGAGACGTCCACGGCCTCGCCGGGACGCGGCACGGCGATCTTCACGTCGCGGGCCTTGGCCTCCCGCCACAGCCGCTCCACCGGCTCCGCCCACGGGTGCAGCGCGAGCGTGAACGTGGCCCAGTGCACCGGCAGCAGCAGCTTCCCGCCCAGGTCGAGGTGGGCGTTGACGGCCTCCTCCGGGTTCATGTGCACGTCCGGCCAGGCCGGGCTGTAGGCGCCGATCGGCATCAGCGTCAGGTCGAACGGCCCGTGGGCGGAACCGATGCCGCGATACCCCTCGAAGTAGCCGGAGTCGCCCGCGTAGAAGACCCGCCTGTTCTGGCCCGCCACGACCCAGGAGCCCCACAGCGTGTCGTTGCGGGTCAGGGAGCGGCCGGAGAAGTGGCGGGCGGCCGTGGCGACGAAGCGCAGCCCCGCGACCGTGGCCTCCTCGTCCCAGTCCAGCTCGATGATCCGGAACGCGGGCACGCCCCACCGCTCCAGGTGCGCCCCGATGCCGAGCGGCACCAGGAACGGCGCCTTCTGCGTGCGGGTCAGCGAGCGCACCGTGGCCAGGTCGAGGTGGTCGTAGTGGTCGTGCGAGATCGCGATCGCGTCCACCTCGGGCAGCTCGCGCAGCTCCACCGGCACGGGGTGGTGCCGCTTGGGGCCG
The nucleotide sequence above comes from Nonomuraea gerenzanensis. Encoded proteins:
- a CDS encoding MBL fold metallo-hydrolase, whose translation is MARMRTARRILAGGAALAAAGWALREVPAELGVRPLTSGPDRAARIRRSPQFRDGSFVNTMPEQTTLMTAPPVGLLGELAKDREQRHPAGLVPLRVPPTDAPPADGVRAVWYGHASTLVEIEGRRVLFDPVWSRRPSPSQLVGPKRHHPVPVELRELPEVDAIAISHDHYDHLDLATVRSLTRTQKAPFLVPLGIGAHLERWGVPAFRIIELDWDEEATVAGLRFVATAARHFSGRSLTRNDTLWGSWVVAGQNRRVFYAGDSGYFEGYRGIGSAHGPFDLTLMPIGAYSPAWPDVHMNPEEAVNAHLDLGGKLLLPVHWATFTLALHPWAEPVERLWREAKARDVKIAVPRPGEAVDVSAAPAVEGWWEMLH